One Fusobacterium ulcerans DNA segment encodes these proteins:
- the megL gene encoding methionine gamma-lyase, giving the protein MENKKAGFGTVSIHGGSCKNPYGTLAVPIFQTSTFVFDSAEQGGKRFALEEPGYIYSRLGNPTTTVLEDKIAQLESGEAAVATSSGMGAISSVMWTILKAGDHIISDKTLYGCTFAFFSHGLSRFGIEVSFVDTADGEAVKKAMKPNTRAVYLETPANPNLKIVDIKAIAEIAHTNPNTLVVVDNTFSTPYCQRPLELGADIVVHSATKYLNGHGDVIAGMVISRKDLVDQIRLVGIKDMTGSVLGPMEAYLIIRGMKTLEVRMRKHCENALKVAEFLEAHDKVAEVYFPGLKSHPGHEIAAKQMDAFGGIMSFELKGGFEAGKILLNNLKLCSLAVSLGDTETLIQHPASMTHSPYTKEERMEAGITDGLVRLSVGLENIEDIIADLEYGLSKI; this is encoded by the coding sequence ATGGAAAACAAAAAAGCAGGATTTGGAACTGTAAGTATTCATGGAGGTAGCTGTAAAAACCCTTATGGTACACTTGCTGTGCCTATATTTCAAACTTCTACTTTCGTATTTGATTCAGCAGAACAAGGTGGGAAAAGATTTGCACTAGAAGAACCAGGATATATATACTCAAGACTTGGAAATCCTACAACTACTGTTTTAGAAGATAAAATAGCTCAATTAGAATCTGGTGAAGCAGCTGTAGCTACATCATCTGGTATGGGAGCTATCTCTTCAGTTATGTGGACTATCCTAAAAGCTGGAGATCATATTATTTCTGATAAAACTCTTTATGGATGTACTTTCGCTTTCTTCAGTCATGGATTATCAAGATTTGGAATCGAAGTAAGTTTTGTTGATACTGCTGATGGAGAAGCTGTTAAAAAAGCTATGAAGCCTAATACTAGAGCTGTATATCTTGAAACTCCAGCTAACCCTAACTTAAAAATAGTTGATATTAAAGCAATAGCTGAGATAGCTCATACTAACCCAAATACTTTAGTTGTTGTTGACAATACATTCTCTACTCCTTATTGTCAAAGACCTCTTGAATTGGGAGCAGATATAGTTGTTCACTCAGCTACAAAATACCTAAACGGACATGGAGACGTTATTGCAGGTATGGTTATTTCTAGAAAAGATTTAGTTGATCAAATAAGATTAGTTGGAATAAAAGATATGACAGGATCAGTTTTAGGACCTATGGAAGCTTACTTGATAATCAGAGGAATGAAAACTCTAGAAGTAAGAATGAGAAAACATTGTGAAAATGCTCTAAAAGTTGCTGAATTCTTAGAAGCTCACGATAAAGTTGCTGAAGTTTATTTCCCTGGACTTAAATCTCACCCAGGTCACGAAATTGCAGCAAAACAAATGGATGCTTTTGGCGGAATCATGTCTTTTGAATTAAAAGGTGGATTTGAAGCTGGAAAGATTCTTCTAAATAATTTAAAACTATGTTCTTTGGCTGTATCTCTTGGAGACACTGAAACTTTAATTCAACACCCTGCTTCTATGACTCACTCTCCTTACACTAAAGAGGAAAGAATGGAAGCTGGAATAACTGATGGATTAGTAAGATTATCAGTTGGTCTTGAAAATATCGAAGATATTATTGCAGATTTAGAATACGGTCTCAGCAAAATATAG
- a CDS encoding potassium-transporting ATPase subunit C, which translates to MELIKKSIYTTISLFIIAVLYTIIINVFAQTFFKDSANGSIIYKNNQAVGSKYIGQFFTSDKYFHGRPSAYNYNTYDSKEEAETLPASGGTNLALSNPVYNENIKNNIDLLLKKNPNLETKEIPIEMITSSGSGVDPNISIQGAMIQVERISKANNIPKEKVIELVKNNIENDMINVLELNIALEELFK; encoded by the coding sequence ATGGAATTGATAAAAAAAAGTATTTACACTACAATTTCTTTATTCATAATTGCTGTACTTTATACAATTATAATTAATGTATTTGCTCAAACCTTTTTCAAAGACAGTGCAAATGGAAGTATTATATATAAAAATAACCAAGCTGTAGGAAGTAAATATATTGGACAGTTTTTCACAAGTGACAAATATTTTCATGGAAGGCCTTCAGCTTATAACTATAATACATATGATTCTAAGGAAGAAGCTGAAACACTTCCTGCTTCTGGTGGGACAAATCTTGCTTTAAGCAACCCTGTATACAACGAAAATATTAAAAATAATATAGATCTTTTACTTAAAAAAAATCCTAATTTAGAAACAAAAGAAATTCCTATAGAAATGATAACTTCTTCTGGTTCAGGTGTTGATCCTAATATATCAATTCAAGGAGCTATGATACAGGTTGAGAGAATTTCTAAAGCAAATAATATTCCTAAAGAAAAAGTTATAGAATTAGTAAAAAATAATATAGAAAATGATATGATTAATGTTTTAGAATTAAATATAGCTTTGGAGGAATTATTTAAATAA
- a CDS encoding ABC transporter substrate-binding protein, protein MKMRVGQRLIMMVIMFLVIAGVKSNAQEGKKFKIGISQFAEHPALDDVRRGFEDELKSLGVEADITYKNSQGDTGVAGVIAQKFVSDKSDLIFGIATVSAQAAKQSTDKIPVLFSAVTDPVNSQLVKTMDKVGGNVTGTTDATPMEKQLELFKKINPEIKRIGIIYNTSESNSEIQVANAKEIGAKLGLEIRAVGVNNINDIPQAVNSLVSKVDGFYTITDNIVASAINLISMAANERGLVTVGAEEAHVKGGILLTDGLSYYELGRQTGRMAKEILVDGKKPEDMPVETLANTTKVVNEKTMKKLKLNKELPVFEGAEFIEQ, encoded by the coding sequence ATGAAGATGAGAGTAGGACAGAGATTAATAATGATGGTGATAATGTTTTTAGTTATAGCAGGAGTAAAGAGTAATGCACAGGAAGGAAAAAAATTTAAAATAGGTATTTCACAATTTGCAGAACACCCAGCATTAGATGATGTTAGAAGAGGTTTTGAAGATGAATTAAAATCTTTAGGGGTAGAGGCAGATATAACATATAAAAACTCACAGGGAGATACTGGTGTAGCTGGAGTAATAGCACAGAAATTTGTATCAGATAAATCAGATCTTATTTTTGGAATAGCAACTGTATCAGCTCAGGCTGCTAAACAGTCAACTGATAAGATCCCAGTTCTTTTCAGTGCAGTAACAGATCCAGTAAATTCTCAACTAGTAAAAACAATGGATAAGGTAGGAGGAAATGTAACAGGAACTACTGATGCAACTCCTATGGAAAAACAGTTGGAACTGTTTAAGAAAATTAATCCTGAAATTAAAAGGATAGGAATAATATATAATACAAGTGAATCAAACTCAGAAATCCAAGTAGCAAATGCAAAAGAAATAGGAGCAAAATTGGGACTTGAAATAAGAGCTGTTGGTGTAAATAATATAAATGATATACCTCAGGCTGTAAATTCTCTAGTATCTAAAGTAGATGGATTTTACACTATCACAGATAATATAGTTGCTTCTGCTATAAATCTTATCTCTATGGCAGCTAATGAAAGAGGATTGGTAACAGTGGGAGCAGAGGAAGCTCATGTAAAAGGAGGAATACTTTTAACAGATGGGCTTAGCTACTATGAATTGGGAAGACAAACTGGCCGTATGGCTAAAGAAATACTTGTAGATGGAAAGAAACCAGAAGATATGCCAGTGGAAACATTGGCTAACACTACTAAAGTAGTAAATGAAAAAACAATGAAAAAACTTAAATTAAATAAAGAGCTTCCAGTTTTTGAAGGAGCAGAGTTTATAGAACAATAG
- a CDS encoding endonuclease/exonuclease/phosphatase family protein, with the protein MKKALALLFVILSVVSFAETKVLYNKKITKNNPKMKIMTYNIAAGANNFKVDLKVTAETIKKVNPDIVAIQEVDRNTNRSGKIDQAQILADLTGYNMVFGKTIDHDGGDYGIAILSKHPILSQQSLILPSFPNGDTTSPGYEQRIALITQIEVPGFEVPITFINTHLDWHEDPAVRLQQIRTINEITLDMRGIKILAGDFNDTVNSVIGKEMERYWVSVFDDKIDHRTWPAVNPEVAIDQIYLNKAQVWEAKTYVPNKENEKDGIQWNKVSDHIPVIVDLKLLEQ; encoded by the coding sequence ATGAAAAAAGCATTAGCATTATTATTTGTAATTCTTTCTGTTGTATCTTTTGCAGAAACAAAAGTTTTATACAATAAGAAGATAACAAAAAATAATCCAAAGATGAAAATCATGACTTACAACATTGCAGCAGGGGCGAATAATTTCAAAGTAGATTTAAAGGTAACAGCAGAAACAATTAAAAAGGTAAATCCAGACATTGTTGCAATACAGGAAGTAGATAGAAATACTAATCGTAGTGGTAAAATAGATCAAGCTCAAATTCTAGCAGATCTTACTGGATATAATATGGTATTTGGAAAGACTATAGACCATGATGGTGGGGACTATGGAATAGCAATTTTATCTAAACATCCTATTTTGAGTCAGCAAAGTCTTATTTTACCTTCTTTCCCTAATGGAGATACAACAAGTCCTGGCTATGAACAAAGAATAGCTTTAATTACTCAAATAGAGGTTCCAGGATTTGAAGTGCCAATTACATTTATTAATACTCATTTAGACTGGCATGAAGATCCAGCAGTTCGTTTACAGCAAATAAGAACTATAAATGAAATAACTCTTGATATGAGAGGAATAAAAATATTAGCAGGAGATTTCAACGATACTGTTAATTCTGTAATAGGAAAAGAAATGGAAAGATATTGGGTGTCAGTTTTTGATGATAAGATAGATCACAGAACATGGCCAGCAGTAAATCCAGAAGTTGCAATTGATCAGATATATTTAAATAAAGCACAAGTGTGGGAAGCAAAAACATATGTGCCTAACAAAGAAAATGAAAAAGATGGAATTCAATGGAATAAAGTAAGTGATCATATTCCTGTAATTGTAGATTTAAAATTATTAGAACAATAA
- a CDS encoding Mrp/NBP35 family ATP-binding protein has product MSDCNTCPSGSSCTKDKESCGIVNNPHNNIKKVIGVMSGKGGVGKSTVTTLFAKELSKLGYKVGIMDADITGPSIPRLMGMKDEKAMGDGESIYPVMSKEGIKVISLNLLIDDENEPVIWRGPVVGGAVKQFWEDVIWGDLDFLLIDMPPGTGDVALTVMQSTPVNGVVMVSVPQDMVSMIVAKAVNMTKKMNIPVLGVVENMSYIVCPGCETKISFNEENGTNDFLNEMGLTLLGELPMTRGIAGLTKGKEDGIGELFTPIAINIIKEIEKL; this is encoded by the coding sequence ATGTCAGATTGTAATACTTGTCCATCAGGAAGCAGTTGTACAAAAGATAAAGAGAGCTGTGGAATAGTAAATAATCCACACAATAACATAAAAAAAGTAATCGGAGTAATGAGTGGAAAAGGTGGAGTTGGAAAATCTACAGTAACAACTTTATTTGCAAAAGAACTTAGTAAATTGGGATACAAAGTTGGAATAATGGATGCAGATATAACTGGACCAAGCATTCCTAGATTAATGGGAATGAAAGATGAAAAGGCTATGGGAGATGGAGAAAGCATATATCCTGTAATGTCTAAAGAGGGAATAAAAGTTATTTCTCTTAACCTGTTAATAGATGATGAAAACGAGCCAGTAATCTGGAGAGGACCAGTAGTAGGGGGAGCTGTAAAACAGTTCTGGGAAGATGTAATATGGGGAGACCTTGACTTCCTGCTAATAGATATGCCGCCAGGAACAGGAGACGTAGCTTTGACAGTTATGCAGTCTACACCAGTTAATGGAGTAGTAATGGTATCTGTTCCTCAGGATATGGTATCTATGATAGTTGCAAAAGCTGTAAATATGACTAAGAAAATGAATATACCTGTACTAGGTGTAGTAGAAAATATGAGCTATATAGTTTGCCCAGGATGTGAAACTAAAATAAGCTTCAACGAAGAAAATGGAACTAACGATTTCTTAAATGAAATGGGACTTACTCTATTGGGAGAACTTCCTATGACTAGAGGAATAGCAGGGCTTACAAAAGGTAAAGAAGATGGAATAGGAGAATTATTCACACCTATTGCTATAAATATTATTAAAGAAATTGAAAAATTATAA
- a CDS encoding PLP-dependent aminotransferase family protein: MNEKIIRNTGTNFYTQLYELLKAEIVAKKMKPDSKFYSVRQTVIKFDVNINTVLRVYRMLEENGYIYSIKGKGCFVKEHSDFTISDKVIPIMESFRYGQQNELPEINFSNGTPSKDFFPVEVYQKLSEKAIKDCGRELFGYQHVQGLTSLREVLADYLEKDDIFVEREDIIITSGTQQSLDIVVKAFGCHPVKTVVISNPTYPNAINLLGDICNVKTMDLENDGWDMEKFEEMIKKEKIHMVYVVSNFQNPTGIVWSDEKKKKLIQLAEEYDFYIIEDDCFSEFYYDENKVYSIKSMDKTGEERVIYIRTYSKMFMPGIALAFMIPPRKFMEKFVLIKYGLDPNTPGLNQKILEYFIAEGHLDRHLEESKKILAVKFQKMLSLLLKIPHIKIINVPRGGFFVWIELADYIDGEKFYYKCKLRGLSILPGSIFYYNKRNSCKIRISFLSTTMEEIETGMRIMENVLINCEGTKKIVKEKI, translated from the coding sequence ATGAATGAAAAAATCATTAGGAATACAGGAACCAATTTTTATACTCAGCTGTATGAACTATTGAAAGCAGAAATAGTTGCAAAAAAAATGAAACCTGATTCAAAGTTTTATTCTGTAAGACAAACAGTTATTAAGTTTGATGTAAATATCAATACAGTTTTGAGAGTCTACAGAATGCTTGAGGAGAATGGGTATATATATTCAATAAAAGGAAAGGGCTGCTTTGTAAAAGAGCACTCAGATTTCACTATAAGCGATAAAGTTATTCCTATTATGGAGAGCTTTAGATATGGACAGCAAAATGAACTTCCTGAGATAAATTTTTCAAATGGTACACCATCAAAAGATTTCTTTCCAGTAGAAGTGTATCAGAAACTTTCGGAAAAAGCAATAAAAGATTGTGGAAGAGAGCTATTTGGTTATCAACATGTACAGGGGCTGACAAGTTTAAGAGAAGTGCTGGCTGATTATCTTGAAAAAGATGATATCTTTGTAGAAAGGGAAGATATAATTATAACATCAGGAACACAGCAATCTTTGGATATAGTAGTAAAAGCTTTTGGATGCCACCCAGTAAAAACAGTGGTTATATCCAATCCTACTTATCCAAATGCTATAAATCTTTTAGGAGATATATGTAATGTAAAAACTATGGATCTTGAAAATGATGGCTGGGATATGGAAAAATTTGAAGAAATGATAAAAAAAGAAAAAATACATATGGTATATGTAGTTTCTAATTTTCAAAATCCAACTGGAATAGTGTGGTCAGATGAGAAGAAAAAGAAGCTTATTCAATTAGCAGAAGAATATGATTTTTATATAATAGAGGATGACTGCTTCTCTGAATTTTATTATGATGAAAATAAGGTTTATTCTATAAAAAGTATGGATAAGACTGGAGAAGAGAGAGTAATTTATATAAGAACATATTCAAAAATGTTTATGCCAGGAATAGCACTAGCTTTTATGATACCTCCTAGAAAATTTATGGAGAAGTTTGTATTGATAAAATATGGGCTTGATCCAAATACTCCAGGATTAAATCAGAAGATATTAGAATATTTTATAGCTGAAGGACATCTTGACAGACATTTAGAGGAATCAAAAAAGATTCTGGCAGTTAAGTTTCAAAAAATGCTGTCTCTATTATTGAAAATACCTCATATAAAAATAATAAATGTTCCAAGAGGAGGATTTTTTGTCTGGATAGAGCTGGCTGATTATATAGATGGAGAAAAATTTTATTATAAGTGCAAGTTGAGAGGATTATCAATACTTCCAGGAAGTATATTCTATTATAATAAGAGAAACTCATGTAAAATAAGAATCAGTTTTCTCTCTACAACTATGGAAGAAATAGAAACAGGAATGAGAATTATGGAAAATGTTCTTATAAATTGTGAAGGAACAAAGAAAATAGTAAAAGAAAAAATATAA
- a CDS encoding Na+/H+ antiporter NhaC family protein: MENKAKPSFVGLIPFLIFVAIYLGTGVVLQMKGVGMAFYQLPAPVAVFVGIIAAFILFKGSIIEKFDTFLEGCGHQDIITMCIIYLLAGAFAGVSKAMGGVDATVNMGLTYIPAHYIAAGLFIIASFISTATGTSVGAIVSITPIAVGLAEKSGVPLPLILAAVMGGAMFGDNLSVISDTTIAATKTQGVEMRDKFRVNLYIAAPAAIITIILLLVFGKPDHVPHIEVLAYNFLKVLPYLVVLILAITGINVFVVLTSGIFLSGIIGLAHGDFTLLSLTNEIYNGFLGMNEIFLLSLLTGGLATMSTKAGGIQWLIEQIQKIIVGKKSAKIGVGLLVAVTDMAVANNTVAIIINGSIAKKICQKYNVDLRESAAILDIFSCIFQGLIPYGAQMLILLGFTAGKVSPLDIIPLLWYQLLLFIFTVVFIFFSINEKIIAKLDKNKVKAN; this comes from the coding sequence ATGGAGAACAAAGCTAAACCAAGTTTTGTAGGGTTAATTCCCTTTCTAATATTTGTTGCTATCTACCTCGGAACAGGAGTAGTGCTTCAAATGAAAGGTGTTGGAATGGCATTCTATCAATTGCCAGCACCAGTAGCTGTTTTTGTTGGTATAATTGCTGCTTTCATATTATTCAAAGGAAGTATCATAGAAAAATTCGATACTTTCCTTGAAGGTTGTGGGCATCAGGATATAATTACAATGTGTATAATTTATCTGCTTGCAGGAGCTTTTGCAGGTGTATCTAAAGCCATGGGTGGAGTAGATGCTACTGTTAATATGGGACTTACTTATATCCCAGCTCACTATATAGCAGCAGGATTATTTATAATAGCTTCTTTTATATCTACAGCTACAGGTACTTCTGTAGGAGCGATAGTTTCTATTACTCCAATTGCAGTAGGTCTGGCTGAAAAGAGTGGAGTTCCTCTTCCTCTTATCTTAGCTGCTGTTATGGGTGGAGCAATGTTTGGGGACAACCTTTCTGTTATATCTGATACTACTATTGCAGCAACAAAAACACAAGGTGTAGAAATGAGAGATAAATTTAGAGTAAACTTGTACATAGCTGCTCCAGCTGCTATTATTACAATTATTCTTCTCTTAGTATTTGGAAAACCTGACCATGTTCCTCACATAGAAGTTCTTGCATATAATTTCTTGAAAGTATTACCATATCTTGTAGTTCTAATCTTAGCTATCACAGGTATAAACGTTTTCGTTGTACTTACTAGTGGTATATTCCTTTCAGGAATAATTGGATTAGCTCATGGAGACTTTACTTTACTTTCTTTAACAAATGAAATATACAATGGTTTCCTAGGTATGAATGAAATATTCCTTCTTTCATTATTGACAGGAGGGCTGGCTACTATGTCTACAAAAGCTGGTGGTATACAATGGTTGATTGAACAGATACAAAAAATAATAGTTGGTAAGAAAAGTGCTAAAATTGGTGTTGGACTTCTGGTTGCAGTAACAGATATGGCAGTTGCTAATAATACTGTTGCTATCATTATAAATGGTTCTATTGCCAAAAAAATATGCCAAAAATATAATGTTGATCTCAGAGAAAGTGCTGCTATATTGGATATATTCTCTTGTATATTCCAAGGACTTATCCCTTATGGAGCTCAAATGCTTATCCTCTTAGGATTTACAGCTGGAAAAGTTTCTCCATTAGACATCATACCTCTATTATGGTATCAATTATTATTGTTCATCTTCACAGTAGTATTCATATTCTTCTCTATCAATGAAAAAATCATTGCTAAATTAGACAAAAATAAAGTAAAAGCAAATTAA
- a CDS encoding ABC transporter permease, with protein MNSLMTISIEQGLIFAVLAMGVFITYKILDFPDLSVEGTFPFGAFIFARFATLGLDPVTSTILAFAFGTLAGVITYFLHIKMKIAPILAGILTMTILYSVNLRINGKANIPLYNSPSVFSFGNKIVVLVIIVVIIKVLMDMFLKTEIGYLLIATGDNETLVKSLGVSCDKFKLLGLMLSNGLVAVSGALMGQIQGFADINMGTSIIVSALASIIIGDTILKKSTKLRGTTRAIMGAISYKIIGGAAIDLGLAPTDLKAISAIIVIIFIGYNNASFFSLKKKGGEENAGNKKLVKEL; from the coding sequence ATGAATTCATTAATGACTATATCAATAGAACAGGGACTCATATTTGCAGTATTGGCAATGGGAGTATTTATAACATATAAAATATTGGATTTTCCTGACTTATCAGTTGAAGGAACATTTCCATTTGGAGCATTTATCTTTGCAAGATTTGCAACTTTAGGTCTTGATCCAGTGACAAGCACAATATTAGCATTTGCCTTTGGCACATTAGCTGGAGTGATAACATATTTTCTTCATATAAAAATGAAAATAGCTCCGATATTAGCTGGAATCCTTACAATGACTATACTTTATTCTGTAAATTTAAGAATAAATGGAAAAGCTAATATTCCTCTATATAATAGCCCATCTGTTTTCTCATTTGGAAATAAGATAGTAGTTCTTGTGATAATAGTCGTAATTATAAAAGTATTGATGGATATGTTTCTTAAAACAGAGATAGGATATCTTCTCATAGCAACTGGAGATAATGAAACACTTGTAAAATCTCTAGGTGTAAGCTGTGATAAATTTAAACTTTTAGGACTTATGCTTTCAAATGGACTTGTAGCTGTAAGTGGAGCTCTTATGGGACAGATACAGGGATTTGCAGATATAAATATGGGGACATCTATAATAGTTTCTGCACTTGCTTCTATAATAATAGGAGATACAATCCTTAAAAAATCTACAAAACTAAGAGGGACAACAAGGGCTATAATGGGAGCCATAAGTTATAAGATAATAGGTGGAGCAGCAATAGATTTAGGACTTGCTCCAACAGATTTGAAGGCTATCAGTGCAATAATAGTGATAATATTTATAGGATATAACAATGCATCATTCTTTAGTTTGAAAAAGAAGGGAGGAGAAGAGAATGCTGGAAATAAAAAACTTGTCAAAGAGCTTTAA
- a CDS encoding ABC transporter ATP-binding protein, producing the protein MLEIKNLSKSFNSGTENELNIFENFNLNIEESEFVAILGSNGCGKSTLFNLISGSLKEDAGSISLDETSINNLKEEDRAWGIGKVHQDPSKGVSPSLTILENLSLADKKCEKFSLRNLIKKDKIKRFVEILKEVDLGLENKLDTQVKFLSGGQRQALSLIMATLKKPKLLLLDEHTAALDPKTSKVIMEKTKQLIDKQHITAMMISHNLRDAVQYADRIIMLDKGRVILDVESKKITESELAKIYNSKIEKEQMRAAG; encoded by the coding sequence ATGCTGGAAATAAAAAACTTGTCAAAGAGCTTTAATAGTGGAACTGAAAATGAATTAAATATATTTGAAAATTTTAATCTTAATATAGAGGAAAGTGAATTTGTAGCAATACTGGGATCAAATGGGTGTGGAAAAAGTACTCTTTTTAATCTTATCAGTGGTTCATTAAAAGAGGATGCTGGAAGTATCTCTCTTGATGAAACATCAATAAATAATTTAAAAGAGGAAGATAGAGCATGGGGAATAGGAAAAGTTCACCAAGATCCATCAAAAGGAGTATCTCCTTCTCTTACTATATTGGAAAATCTTTCTTTGGCAGATAAAAAATGTGAAAAATTTTCTTTGAGAAATCTTATAAAAAAAGATAAAATAAAAAGATTTGTAGAGATTTTAAAAGAAGTGGATTTAGGACTTGAAAATAAACTGGATACTCAGGTAAAATTTCTTTCAGGAGGACAAAGACAGGCTCTTTCTCTTATTATGGCAACTCTTAAAAAGCCAAAACTTCTCCTTTTAGATGAACATACAGCAGCTCTTGATCCTAAGACATCAAAGGTAATAATGGAAAAAACAAAGCAGCTTATTGATAAGCAGCATATTACAGCTATGATGATATCTCATAATTTAAGAGATGCAGTGCAGTATGCTGACAGGATAATTATGTTGGATAAAGGAAGAGTTATCCTTGATGTAGAAAGTAAAAAAATAACTGAATCAGAACTTGCTAAAATCTATAATTCCAAGATAGAAAAGGAACAGATGAGAGCAGCAGGATAA